One stretch of Schlesneria sp. DSM 10557 DNA includes these proteins:
- the mgtA gene encoding magnesium-translocating P-type ATPase, translating into MPVKAVREEERGRDSLTNGRAGSAVPQDLPFWAVPVEKVLTLLGSSEDGISQAEAQKRLATNRSLIGRKQSPWRMLLDQFKNPIILLLLCSAMLSFSLPGESANAWIIIFILLASGLLGFWQELSAADAVAKLLGLIETRAMVMRDGKDCEVPIDAVVPGDVIRLTAGNLIPGDCRLLTAQDLYLNEAALTGESFPAEKVNTVLEKATPLSQRINTLYLGTHVISGMGTAVVVRTARDTEFGKISERLEQKRPETGFARGLAQFGRMLVKIVSVITVVLFAVKVGWQGDPVTDSLLITLALAVGMTPQLLPAITSVVLSAGAKSMARHNVIVKQLLSIENLGGMTVLCSDKTGTLTEGEIHLHSALDPTGNPSERVTRLSYLNAFFQTGFANPVDRAILAASAMTADDARFTTNGIQKLDEIPYDFLRKRLSVRLLLDGEKLLITKGALANILEVCSTVETTEGNCCDLASLRDSIERQFTQMSNEGLRILGLAVRRDDSPHLTKANECEMTFLGFLVFTDPPKADARETLEQLKQLGVKLKIITGDNRAVAATVSQRVGITASKVITGSELRQLSDEALRHRVSEADVFAEIEPNQKEQIIRSLQRNGEVVGYIGDGINDASALHVADVGISVATAVDVAREAAQIVLLKHDLGVLVEGVREGRRTFANTLKYVYFAIAGCFGYMFSLAIASLFLPFEPLLASQILLINLLADFPAMSLATDSVDPEQVAQPRRWDTKSIFRFMLFFGFASSSFDFLTFGAILLVFGAENHDLFRTGWFVESTLTGLLILLIVRTQRPFFRSEPSTLLLMACALIAVIVVGLPYSPLASTLGFIPPSPLLLGMMLIITALYALGMETVKFFFYRHFGK; encoded by the coding sequence GTGCCTGTCAAAGCGGTGCGCGAAGAAGAGCGAGGACGGGATTCACTCACGAATGGCCGCGCCGGATCGGCCGTCCCTCAGGACCTCCCTTTCTGGGCAGTTCCTGTGGAGAAGGTACTGACACTGCTCGGGTCTTCTGAGGACGGGATCAGTCAGGCAGAGGCGCAAAAGCGGTTGGCAACGAACCGCAGCCTGATCGGCCGCAAGCAGTCTCCGTGGCGAATGCTGCTCGATCAGTTCAAGAACCCGATCATTCTCCTGTTGCTCTGTTCCGCCATGCTTTCGTTCAGTCTGCCGGGCGAGAGCGCGAATGCGTGGATCATCATCTTTATTCTGCTCGCCAGCGGACTGCTCGGCTTCTGGCAGGAACTCAGCGCGGCTGACGCGGTGGCAAAGCTACTGGGACTGATTGAGACACGTGCGATGGTGATGCGCGACGGGAAAGACTGCGAGGTCCCGATCGACGCTGTCGTACCGGGGGATGTCATTCGACTGACTGCCGGAAACCTGATTCCCGGTGACTGTCGACTGCTCACCGCTCAGGACCTGTATCTGAACGAAGCGGCATTGACCGGAGAAAGCTTCCCTGCGGAAAAGGTGAACACCGTTCTGGAGAAGGCGACCCCGCTCAGCCAGCGAATCAACACGCTTTACCTGGGAACCCATGTGATCAGCGGGATGGGGACCGCAGTGGTGGTGAGAACCGCACGCGATACGGAATTTGGCAAGATTTCCGAACGGCTGGAACAGAAGCGACCGGAAACCGGCTTCGCGCGCGGACTCGCTCAGTTTGGTCGAATGCTGGTCAAGATCGTGAGTGTCATCACGGTTGTCCTGTTCGCCGTCAAAGTGGGCTGGCAAGGCGACCCCGTGACCGACTCACTGCTGATCACGCTCGCCCTGGCCGTGGGGATGACGCCTCAGTTACTGCCGGCCATCACCAGTGTCGTGCTCTCGGCAGGGGCCAAGTCAATGGCCCGGCATAATGTGATCGTCAAACAATTGCTCTCGATCGAGAATCTCGGCGGAATGACCGTCCTCTGCTCGGACAAAACGGGAACCCTGACCGAAGGGGAGATTCACCTTCACTCGGCTCTGGATCCGACGGGCAACCCCAGCGAACGCGTGACACGACTGAGCTATCTCAATGCCTTCTTTCAGACAGGTTTCGCGAATCCGGTCGACCGGGCGATACTCGCCGCTTCCGCGATGACAGCAGACGATGCCCGGTTTACGACAAACGGCATCCAGAAGCTGGATGAAATTCCCTACGACTTCCTCCGCAAACGACTCAGCGTACGCCTGCTGCTGGACGGCGAAAAACTCCTGATCACCAAAGGGGCTCTCGCCAATATCCTCGAAGTTTGCTCCACCGTCGAAACGACCGAAGGCAATTGCTGCGACCTCGCATCCCTGCGGGATTCGATCGAACGGCAATTCACTCAGATGAGCAACGAAGGGCTGCGGATCCTTGGCCTGGCTGTTCGTCGAGACGACTCGCCGCACCTGACGAAGGCGAACGAGTGCGAGATGACGTTCCTCGGGTTTCTGGTCTTCACGGACCCACCGAAAGCGGACGCGCGGGAAACGCTCGAGCAGTTAAAGCAGTTGGGCGTCAAACTCAAAATTATCACCGGAGACAACCGGGCTGTGGCGGCGACGGTGAGCCAGCGGGTTGGCATTACCGCATCGAAAGTCATCACTGGTTCGGAGTTGCGACAGCTCAGCGACGAGGCCCTGCGGCACCGAGTGAGTGAGGCGGACGTCTTCGCAGAAATCGAGCCGAATCAGAAAGAACAGATTATTCGTTCACTGCAGCGGAACGGCGAGGTCGTCGGTTACATCGGCGACGGAATCAATGACGCATCAGCGTTGCACGTGGCCGATGTCGGCATCTCGGTCGCCACGGCGGTTGATGTTGCCCGAGAAGCGGCTCAGATCGTCTTGCTGAAACACGACCTCGGCGTCTTGGTGGAAGGGGTTCGAGAGGGGCGTCGGACATTTGCCAATACACTCAAGTACGTCTATTTCGCCATTGCCGGCTGCTTCGGCTACATGTTCAGCCTGGCGATCGCCTCGCTGTTTCTTCCCTTCGAGCCGCTGCTCGCTTCGCAAATTTTGCTGATCAATCTGCTGGCGGACTTTCCTGCCATGTCGCTGGCGACGGACTCGGTGGACCCCGAACAGGTGGCTCAGCCGCGGCGATGGGATACGAAATCCATTTTCCGTTTTATGCTGTTCTTCGGCTTTGCCAGTTCAAGTTTTGACTTCCTGACGTTCGGGGCAATCCTTCTGGTCTTCGGTGCAGAAAATCACGATCTGTTCCGTACCGGCTGGTTTGTGGAATCAACACTGACGGGGCTTTTGATTCTGCTGATCGTCCGGACCCAGAGGCCCTTCTTCCGCAGCGAACCGTCCACGCTGCTGCTGATGGCCTGCGCGCTGATCGCAGTGATTGTCGTCGGGCTTCCCTACAGTCCGCTGGCCAGCACACTTGGTTTTATTCCTCCCTCGCCACTGTTGCTGGGTATGATGCTGATCATCACAGCTCTTTATGCACTGGGAATGGAAACGGTGAAGTTCTTCTTCTATCGGCACTTCGGAAAGTAA